The window TGGGCATGTTCCAGCTGGAGCACGATCCTGCCAAAGCAGTGCTTAGCCTGCTGAATGTGGTGCTGCTGGTAGTGCCCCTCATCAGTATTATATTTGCCACCATTCACTTTTACAACTCACAGGAGTTTATAGAGCTACTGGTAGCACAGCCTGTAAACCGGCAAAAGATCTTTTACAGCGAGTATCTGGGCGTGTCTATATCTCTGGCAAGCGCTTTTCTGATCGGCGTGGGCGTACCCTTGCTGCTCTTTGGGAGCGGTGCTATCCAAAGCGGAGCTGCTGGTATATACCTGATCACAGCAGGTCTTTTTCTAACCTTTATCTTTGTAGCACTGGCATTTCTTGCTTCGGTGCTCACCAGCGATAAAGCAAAAGGCATTGGGCTGGCCCTGCTGCTCTGGTTTTACTTTAGCCTGCTGTACGATGGGCTGGTAATGATGGTGCTCTTCTACTTCAGCGACTATCCGCTTGATAAATTCTCGCTGGTTATGCTCTCTCTCAACCCGATAGACCTGGGCCGGGTGCTGGTATTACTGCAAATTGATGTATCTGCGCTGATGGGTTATACAGGCGCATTGTATAAAAACCTTTTTAGCAACTTCACTGGCGTACTGTATGCCTGCCTGCTCATGCTGGGCTGGACACTCCTGCCCCTGATGTTAGCTAAACGGATCTTTATCCGGAAAGACTTATAGTTTGGCTTAGAAGCTATAAGCAAGTGGTAGTTTAAGGGAGAACCCGCCGGTGTGGTAGCCGGCGGGTTTAAGTTTTTTAATGGTACCTCCTGTAGGACCCTTCTGCCAGCTGCTCCATATTCCCGCTGATGGGAGCCTGCTCTGCCTGGCACTCCCGCTTAGTCTTTTGCCGGGTCAGGTCTGTGCAGTCCCAAATCTCCCGGCTCGTTCTCCTGCTGGCTAAGTCCACCGCTGCACCACCCCCTGCCCAGACGTGCATCATATAGATAAAACGGATCAAACAACAGCAAAAAGCCCCGAATTATAAATCCGGAGCTTAATTATGTTACCATATATGAAGAGAATTTCTATAGTAATCACCAGTCAGCAGCATTTGCTTTCTGCAAACAGTCCTGTACAAATACATTTACTGCGTTATCTGCTTCCGGATCGTGGTATCCTACAAAATTGTTATCGTTTGCATGCCACTCCACAAAAGCATTTTCTGATTCAGCCAGTTTTAAGCTGTGTAAAATAGAGTCCTGGGGCAGATGTTCCTGCAGGATATCACGAATATCCAGCAGCAGGTTTTCGCAGGTTGGCTGGTAGGGAAGAAGCACCAGCTTCTTATCGATTTTTTTCCAGCTCTCTATTAATCCCGCGGGTGCATTCTGGTGCAGGAGAAGGGCATGCTCCCATGGTTTGATCACAAATGCCTCTACCAGGCTGCTTAGGTCGCTGAAATTGATAACCATGCCTTTTTTATGATCATTGGCCTGTTGCCTTGGTTCTCCCAGAAGAGTTACCGTTAGCGTATAAGAATGGCCGTGGATAGGCTTGCAGCTGCCGTTGCTGGTTTGCAGGGCATGCGAGGCATCAAACCTGAAAACTCTGCTTATTCTTATGGTATTCATATAATTAATCTTTTGTGTTTAGTATGAATCAAAGTTTGCAGCTTAGAGCAGCAGCAGGCA of the Flammeovirgaceae bacterium 311 genome contains:
- a CDS encoding nitrous-oxide metabolic protein NosY, which encodes MDKVIKYVLYDILRNRIVLGYTLFLLVMSLGMFQLEHDPAKAVLSLLNVVLLVVPLISIIFATIHFYNSQEFIELLVAQPVNRQKIFYSEYLGVSISLASAFLIGVGVPLLLFGSGAIQSGAAGIYLITAGLFLTFIFVALAFLASVLTSDKAKGIGLALLLWFYFSLLYDGLVMMVLFYFSDYPLDKFSLVMLSLNPIDLGRVLVLLQIDVSALMGYTGALYKNLFSNFTGVLYACLLMLGWTLLPLMLAKRIFIRKDL
- a CDS encoding 6-pyruvoyl tetrahydrobiopterin synthase (COG0720 6-pyruvoyl-tetrahydropterin synthase) — its product is MNTIRISRVFRFDASHALQTSNGSCKPIHGHSYTLTVTLLGEPRQQANDHKKGMVINFSDLSSLVEAFVIKPWEHALLLHQNAPAGLIESWKKIDKKLVLLPYQPTCENLLLDIRDILQEHLPQDSILHSLKLAESENAFVEWHANDNNFVGYHDPEADNAVNVFVQDCLQKANAADW